A single genomic interval of Amblyomma americanum isolate KBUSLIRL-KWMA chromosome 11, ASM5285725v1, whole genome shotgun sequence harbors:
- the LOC144110349 gene encoding uncharacterized protein LOC144110349 produces the protein MSTDVPLFVQVLTGFFSIALGRAVSADSGFNRHPASADAFRLPCAGGVHFSHCELLSWHVDTTFCAPSSSTATSSTLPARILPLKGTPAPSISSGHGNPVVTMSTDVPLFVQVLTGFFSIALGRAVSADSGFNRHPASADAFRLPCAGGVHFSHCELLSWHVDTTFCAPSSSTATSSTLPARILPIKGTPAPSISSGHGNPVVTMSTDVPLFVQVGGRKYCCRSNCLFLIVLPCPRTLLVCFSDCISIVGLLLKLSGDVEENPGPDTMEMIQQVIASQTEILSKLSEIQENQTSSEARILDMQSRLSAIEQKLQTFDESRDRLSKLETFAERCEIEMTTVSRKLDELENRSRRNNLIVRGVKEEESESEEDLLQKVNNDIFDKILKQRVDTIERIHRLGKREPGRDRPIIIKLTDFRDKMKIMSNCFNLKGTQFSVNEDFSKRVVEIRKNLWNSCADERKNGVKAKLIFDKLKVKNTLYAWNEETKQRFKCQVATSTSNE, from the coding sequence atgtcaactgatgtgccactatttgtgcaggtacttaccggattcttttccatcgccttgggccgtgcagtaagcgcagacagcggcttcaatcgtcacccagcttctgccgatgcctttcgactgccgtgcgcggggggcgtacatttttcacactgcgagctgctgtcgtggcacgtggatactaccttctgcgcaccctcttcgagcacagcgacgtcatccacacttccagcccggattttgcctctaaaaggaacgcctgcgccttccatcagcagtggacacggcaaccccgtggtgacaatgtcaactgatgtgccactatttgtgcaggtacttaccggattcttttccatcgccttgggccgtgcagtaagcgcagacagcggcttcaatcgtcacccagcttctgccgatgcctttcgactgccgtgcgcggggggcgtacatttttcacactgcgagctgctgtcgtggcacgtggatactaccttctgcgcaccctcttcgagcacagcgacgtcatccacacttccagcccggattttgcctataaaaggaacgcctgcgccttccatcagcagtggacacggcaaccccgtggtgacaatgtcaactgatgtgccactatttgtgcaggttgGTGGACGAAAATATTGCTGCCGTAGCAACTGCCTTTTTTTGATCGTGTTGCCGTGTCCACGCACATTGCTGGTTTGCTTTAGTGATTGTATCTCAATTGTAGGCCTGTTGCTGAAGTTATCCGGTGATGTTGAGGAAAATCCTGGCCCGGATACAATGGAAATGATTCAACAAGTAATTGCTTCTCAAACTGAAATCCTCAGCAAATTAAGCGAAATACAGGAAAACCAAACATCGTCTGAAGCAAGAATTCTGGACATGCAATCCAGGCTGTCTGCTATAGAACAAAAGCTACAAACCTTTGACGAGTCTCGGGATAGGCTTTCGAAACTAGAAACTTTTGCTGAAAGATGTGAAATAGAAATGACTACAGTTTCGAGAAAACTTGATGAGTTGGAAAACCGCTCGCGGCGCAATAACTTGATTGTACGCGGAGTCAAGGAGGAGGAATCAGAGAGTGAAGAGGACCTACTACAGAAAGTAAACAATGACATCTTTGATAAAATTCTGAAACAAAGGGTGGACACTATTGAAAGGATTCACCGACTTGGAAAGAGGGAACCAGGTAGAGACCGTCCGATTATTATTAAACTTACTGACTTTAGGGATAAGATGAAAATAATGAGTAACTGTTTCAACCTAAAAGGCACTCAATTTAGTGTAAATGAAGATTTTTCTAAAAGGGTTGTGGAAATACGAAAAAATCTTTGGAACTCCTGTGCCGATGAACGAAAGAACGGCGTGAAAGCTAAGTTAATTTTTGATAAGTTAAAAGTCAAGAATACCTTATACGCATGGAACGAGGAGACCAAGCAGCGGTTCAAATGCCAGGTTGCCACTAGCACTAGCAATGAGTGA